A genomic stretch from Deinococcus cellulosilyticus NBRC 106333 = KACC 11606 includes:
- a CDS encoding phage baseplate assembly protein V produces MNFKEIFRNLISQLYPELPARTHVPLRGKVTAVHGDAGDVQPTSGPRRYSVDVQPILPDGSNDPERDVLLDVSLPVQWAGHNRGIFCLPDIGAVCLVGFVDGNAAFPYVHSFLPDGFYLPSVSPGDCIILWSGGEIKLKEGNPGLSITISGMAEITANTVLVNSGDIQLGGPEGKQLACLGDVVVSGLTPIGVIAPRETIPTNGSQTVRAI; encoded by the coding sequence ATGAACTTCAAAGAAATCTTCCGCAACCTGATCAGTCAGCTTTACCCTGAGCTACCTGCAAGAACCCATGTGCCCCTCAGAGGCAAGGTGACTGCAGTCCACGGGGACGCTGGAGATGTCCAGCCCACCTCTGGCCCACGCCGTTACAGCGTGGACGTGCAGCCCATCCTGCCAGACGGCTCAAACGATCCAGAACGTGATGTGCTCCTGGACGTGTCCCTGCCCGTGCAGTGGGCAGGCCACAATCGGGGCATCTTCTGCCTGCCAGACATTGGGGCCGTCTGTCTGGTCGGGTTTGTTGACGGAAACGCCGCCTTTCCATACGTGCACAGCTTCCTGCCCGATGGATTCTATCTGCCCTCTGTATCACCCGGAGACTGCATCATCCTCTGGAGCGGAGGCGAAATCAAGCTGAAAGAAGGCAACCCTGGTCTGAGTATCACCATCTCAGGAATGGCAGAAATCACAGCCAACACTGTGCTGGTCAACAGTGGAGACATCCAGCTGGGAGGACCAGAGGGCAAGCAACTCGCATGCCTGGGAGATGTGGTGGTCAGTGGTCTCACCCCCATCGGGGTGATTGCCCCGCGTGAAACCATCCCCACCAACGGCAGCCAGACCGTGAGGGCAATATGA